A single window of Pygocentrus nattereri isolate fPygNat1 chromosome 24, fPygNat1.pri, whole genome shotgun sequence DNA harbors:
- the LOC108431081 gene encoding DOMON domain-containing protein FRRS1L, with protein MFLLQLALLLEPTVWLAAVASPTDDNALRGGHGEHGEPGHKDHHKDSYSTFASEFLESRYLSDEGYPFPTAPPVDPFARIKVSDCGITKGCIRYGKPGCDAETCDYFLSYRRIGTDVEFEMSADTDGWVAVGFSSDKKMGGDDVMGCVHDDNGRVRIHHFYNVGQWAKEIKRNPARDEEGIFENNRVTCRFKRPLHVPREETLVDLHLSWYYLFAWGPAIQGSITRHDIDTPPVSDHMISIYKYEDIFMPAAAYQTFSSPFCLLLIVALTFYLLMGTP; from the exons ATGTTTCTCCTGCAGCTCGCTCTGCTGTTGGAGCCCACTGTTTGGCTTGCAGCCGTAGCCAGTCCTACCGACGATAACGCTCTGAGAGGCGGCCATGGAGAGCACGGAGAGCCGGGACACAAAGACCACCATAAAGACTCATACAGCACTTTCGCCTCGGAATTCCTCGAGTCCAGATATCTTTCAGATGAAG GTTATCCCTTTCCAACTGCACCTCCTGTTGACCCGTTTGCTCGCATCAAAGTCAGTGACTGTGGAATAACCAAAGGTTGTATCAG gtaTGGAAAGCCTGGCTGTGATGCCGAAACATGTGACTACTTCCTGAGTTACAGGCGCATTGGCACAGATGTGGAGTTTGAGATGAGTGCAGACACAGATGGCTGGGTTGCTGTGGGCTTTTCTTCTGACAAGaaaatg ggAGGTGATGATGTCATGGGCTGTGTCCATGATGATAACGGGCGGGTGAGGATCCATCATTTCTACAACGTGGGTCAGTGGGCTAAAGAGATAAAGCGTAACCCTGCACGGGACGAGGAGGGAATCTTTGAGAACAACCGCGTCACCTGCCGCTTCAAACGACCTCTGCATGTGCCCCGAGAGGAAACGCTGGTGGATCTGCATCTCAGCTGGTACTACCTGTTCGCCTGGGGACCTGCCATACAGG GTTCCATTACAAGGCACGACATTGACACTCCACCCGTGTCTGATCACATGATCAGCATTTACAAATACGAGGACATTTTCATGCCTGCTGCTGCCTACCAGACTTTCTCCTCCCCTTTCTGCCTCCTCCTCATCGTGGCCCTAACCTTCTACCTCCTCATGGGCACCCCATAA